CTATACGCGCCGCGGCGCTTACGCCCCGGTCGACAAGCTGGACCTGATAAAAGGACGCGTCCAGGGACATCGGGATGGCTTCGGCTTTCTGGTGCCGGATGAAGGCGGCGAAGATCTTTTCCTCACACCGGCGCAAATGCGCCTGGTATTCGACGGCGATCGTGTGCTCGGTCGGGTTACCGGTGTCGACCGGCGCGGTCGCAGCGAAGGCGCGATCGTGGAAGTGCTCGAACGCGCCCATGAATTCCTGGTAGGCCGGTTCTATCAGGAGAACGGGATCGGCTTCGTCGTTGCGGACAACGCCAAGATCAACCACGAAGTACTGATCCCGCCAGGCACCGAAGGTGGCGCCGTGCAGGGTCAGTACGTCGAGGTGCGCATCATCCAGTGGCCAACTTTGAATCGCCCTGCCCAGGGCGAGATAGTCGAAGTAGTCGGTGATTACATGGCGCCAGGCGTGGAAATCGAAGTGGCGCTACGTAGCTACGATATCCCTAGTGTCTGGCCTCAGGCGGTGCTGGACGAGGCGGCGCAGCTCAAGGATCACGTCGAGGAGCGGGACAAGCAGAAGCGCGTCGATCTCCGGCACTTGCCGCTGGTGACCATCGATGGCGAAGATGCACGCGATTTCGACGATGCGGTCTATTGCGAGCCTTACAAGGCCAGTGGCTGGAAACTGTTTTCCGGCGGATGGAAGCTCTATGTTGCGATCGCTGACGTATCGCATTACGTCACGGTCGGTTCGGCGCTCGATCAGGAAGCCGAGTTGCGCGGCACCTCGGTGTACTTCCCAAGTGAAGTCGTGCCGATGCTCCCCGAAGCTATCTCCAACGGTCTGTGCTCGCTGATGCCAAAGGTCGATCGCCTGGCAATGGTCTGCGAAATGACTGTCTCCAAGAGCGGTGAGCTGACCGACTACCAGTTCTACGAGGCTGTGATTCACTCGCACGCTCGGCTGACCTACAACAAGGTCTCGGCGATGCTCGAGCATCCTCGTAGCAAGGACGGAAAGGCGCTCTGCGAGGAATACGCAGATATCGTCCCTCACCTGAAAAATCTCAACGATCTCTACAAGGCCTTGGCCAAGGCCCGGCAGGGTCGCGGGGCGATCGACTTCGAGACCACCGAAACCCGGATCATCTTCGGTGAAAACCGCAAGATTGCCGAAATCCGTCCGACTACGCGCAACGACGCCCACAAGATCATTGAAGAGTGCATGCTCTGTGCGAACGTCGCGACGGCGCGTTTCATGCAGGATCTGGATATTCCGGCGCTTTACCGCGTGCACGACGCTCCGAAGCCTGAGAAAGTCGAGCGTCTGCGCCAGTTCCTCGCTGCGCTGGGATTGTCGCTAACCCGCAAGAAGGGCGATCCGACTCCCGAGGACTACAGCGCGGTCCTGGAAAAGATCCAGGGTCGGCCGGATGCTCAGCTGATCCAGACGGTGATGTTGCGCTCGCTGAGTCAGGCTGTGTACAGCCCGCATAATGAGGGGCACTTCGGCCTGAAC
The nucleotide sequence above comes from Halopseudomonas xinjiangensis. Encoded proteins:
- the rnr gene encoding ribonuclease R, whose protein sequence is MTKKTKPHDPAGKPGDTASRSSSATVDWVNHDPAAEREAEKYDNPIPSRELILQLLEERGAPATRAQLQSEFGLSDEDAIEALRRRLRAMERDGQLIYTRRGAYAPVDKLDLIKGRVQGHRDGFGFLVPDEGGEDLFLTPAQMRLVFDGDRVLGRVTGVDRRGRSEGAIVEVLERAHEFLVGRFYQENGIGFVVADNAKINHEVLIPPGTEGGAVQGQYVEVRIIQWPTLNRPAQGEIVEVVGDYMAPGVEIEVALRSYDIPSVWPQAVLDEAAQLKDHVEERDKQKRVDLRHLPLVTIDGEDARDFDDAVYCEPYKASGWKLFSGGWKLYVAIADVSHYVTVGSALDQEAELRGTSVYFPSEVVPMLPEAISNGLCSLMPKVDRLAMVCEMTVSKSGELTDYQFYEAVIHSHARLTYNKVSAMLEHPRSKDGKALCEEYADIVPHLKNLNDLYKALAKARQGRGAIDFETTETRIIFGENRKIAEIRPTTRNDAHKIIEECMLCANVATARFMQDLDIPALYRVHDAPKPEKVERLRQFLAALGLSLTRKKGDPTPEDYSAVLEKIQGRPDAQLIQTVMLRSLSQAVYSPHNEGHFGLNYEAYTHFTSPIRRYPDLLTHRAIRSVVRSRKKTDLVRRCSAGLMPKASIYPYEMADLERLGQQCSQNERRADEASRDVVNWLKCEFMQDRVGESFDGLVTACTSFGLFVELSEFYVEGLVHITALPADYYNFDAVHHRLVGERSGRVFQLGDTVRVQVARVDLDDRKIDFEMAKDQPEGRPGANVDASRAARAKLMGDARQASKPGKGKTKDGKAAKSGRGKGDRDAAPRKARADGERPAARGETGGPERQPRKRKAR